From Phalacrocorax carbo chromosome 6, bPhaCar2.1, whole genome shotgun sequence, a single genomic window includes:
- the LOC135313911 gene encoding flavin-containing monooxygenase 5-like isoform X3, producing the protein MAKRVAIIGGGSSGLCAIKACLQEGLEPVCFERTRDIGGLWRFEEHPEEGRASIYRSVIINTSKEMMCFSDFPVPEDFPNYMHNSKIMEYFRMYAQHFDLLRHIHFRTNVCRVTKRPDFAATGQWEVVAESEGKQEVDVFDAVLVCTGHHTDAHLPLSTFPGIEKFKGRYLHSRDYKDPQDFTGKRVVVIGIGNSGLDLAVEISQTAKQVFLSTRRGAWILNRVGDQGYPIDTILTTRMKVFLQMLLGLSMASDYAEKQMNARFDHSHYGLKPKHRILDQHPSINDDLPNRIISGKVLVKPNIREFTETSAIFDDGTREEIDAVVFATGYSFSFPFLEGYVKVVENQIPLYKFMFPPDLEKPTLAFIGLVQPLGAIMPISELQCRWATRVFKGLNKLPSRHDMEADIKHKREAMAKRYVKSQRHTIQVDYIPYMDELACQVGVKPNLLALFLTDPKLALEVLFGPCTPYQYRLRGPGMWPGAREAILNQQHRIIKPLQTRHVEEHPSTTTLPLIFKLVGAVAVLALVFAYL; encoded by the exons ATGGCGAAGAGGGTGGCCATCATCGGAGGGGGCAGCAGCGGGCTGTGTGCCATCAAAGCCTGCTTGCAAGAGGGGCTAGAGCCCGTCTGCTTCGAGAGGACCAGGGACATCGGAGGGCTCTGGAGGTTTGAG gAGCACCCCGAAGAGGGACGCGCCAGCATCTACCGCTCCGTCATCATCAACACCTCCAAGGAGATGATGTGCTTCAGTGACTTCCCCGTCCCTGAGGACTTCCCCAACTACATGCACAACTCCAAGATCATGGAGTACTTCCGCATGTACGCCCAGCACTTCGACCTGCTCCGCCACATCCATttcagg ACCAACGTGTGCCGTGTGACCAAGCGCCCCGACTTCGCCGCCACGGGCCAGTGGGAGGTGGTTGCGGAGAGCGAGGGGAAGCAGGAGGTGGACGTCTTTGACGCCGTGCTGGTGTGCACCGGGCACCACACCGACGCGCACCTCCCGCTGAGCACCTTCCCAG GCATCGAGAAGTTCAAGGGACGCTACCTCCACAGCCGAGACTACAAGGATCCCCAGGATTTCACGGGCAAGAGGGTCGTTGTCATCGGGATTGGGAATTCAGGGTTGGACCTGGCCGTGGAGATCAGCCAAACGGCCAAGCAG GTGTTCCTTAGCACCCGCCGCGGCGCATGGATCCTCAACCGTGTTGGAGATCAGGGCTACCCCATCGACACCATCCTCACCACCCGCATGAAGGTGTTCCTGCAGATGCTGCTGGGCCTTTCCATGGCGAGCGACTATGCAGAGAAGCAGATGAACGCGAGGTTTGACCACTCGCACTACGGCCTGAAGCCAAAGCACAg GATCCTTGACCAGCACCCAAGCATCAATGACGACCTGCCCAACCGCATCATTTCGGGCAAGGTGCTGGTGAAGCCAAACATCCGGGAGTTCACGGAGACGTCTGCCATCTTTGATGACGGCACCAGGGAAGAGATTGATGCTGTGGTCTTTGCCACAGGATACagcttctctttccccttcctcgAGGGCTACGTGAAGGTGGTGGAGAACCAGATCCCCCTCTACAAATTCATGTTTCCCCCTGACCTGGAGAAGCCAACGCTGGCTTTCATTGGCCTCGTCCAGCCCCTGGGCGCCATCATGCCCATCTCTGAGCTCCAGTGTCGCTGGGCCACCCGCGTCTTCAAGG GGTTGAACAAGCTGCCCTCACGGCATGACATGGAGGCTGACATCAAGCATAAAAGAGAAGCGATGGCAAAGAG GTACGTGAAGAGCCAGCGGCACACCATCCAGGTGGATTACATCCCCTACATGGACGAGCTCGCCTGCCAGGTGGGGGTCAAGCCCAACCTGCTCGCCCTCTTCCTCACCGACCCCAAGCTGGCGCTGGAGGTGCTCTTCGGGCCCTGCACGCCATACCAGTACCGCCTGCGGGGCCCGGGCATGTGGCCGGGTGCCAGGGAGGCGATCCTCAACCAGCAGCACCGCATCATCAAGCCCCTGCAGACACGGCATGTGGAGGAGCATCCCTCGACCACCACCCTGCCCCTCATCTTCAAGCTGGTCGGGGCCGTGGCTGTCCTCGCCCTCGTTTTTGCTTACTTGTAG
- the LOC135313911 gene encoding flavin-containing monooxygenase 5-like isoform X1 yields the protein MSPSTLRAKSRAVQPLVATKGEGQIQRLPAQRLHSTAVGLRAGRSVPVALGQSLQSLQKSQKPAGSGAGKVVLPVLSSRCPRGDPPTWASKGNTAVVQNPGWPGPCPGRGPVVEGSMAKRVAIIGGGSSGLCAIKACLQEGLEPVCFERTRDIGGLWRFEEHPEEGRASIYRSVIINTSKEMMCFSDFPVPEDFPNYMHNSKIMEYFRMYAQHFDLLRHIHFRTNVCRVTKRPDFAATGQWEVVAESEGKQEVDVFDAVLVCTGHHTDAHLPLSTFPGIEKFKGRYLHSRDYKDPQDFTGKRVVVIGIGNSGLDLAVEISQTAKQVFLSTRRGAWILNRVGDQGYPIDTILTTRMKVFLQMLLGLSMASDYAEKQMNARFDHSHYGLKPKHRILDQHPSINDDLPNRIISGKVLVKPNIREFTETSAIFDDGTREEIDAVVFATGYSFSFPFLEGYVKVVENQIPLYKFMFPPDLEKPTLAFIGLVQPLGAIMPISELQCRWATRVFKGLNKLPSRHDMEADIKHKREAMAKRYVKSQRHTIQVDYIPYMDELACQVGVKPNLLALFLTDPKLALEVLFGPCTPYQYRLRGPGMWPGAREAILNQQHRIIKPLQTRHVEEHPSTTTLPLIFKLVGAVAVLALVFAYL from the exons ATGAGCCCAAGCACACTGCGGGCAAAGTCCAGGGCTGTGCAGCCTCTTGTAGCCACCAAGGGAGAAGGGCAAATTCAAAGGCTACCTGCACAGAGGCTTCATAGCACGGCAGTGGGGTTGAGAGCTGGGAGGAGTGTACCAGTTGCCCTTGGGCAGTCCCTGCAGAGCTTGCAAAAGAGCCAGAAGCCAGCTGGGAGTGGAGCAGGGAAGGTAGTGCTGCCAGTGCTGTCTTCTCGTTGTCCCCGCGGCGATCCCCCTACTTG GGCATCCAAAGGCAACACCGCAGTGGTGCAAAACCCCGGCTGGCCAGGTCCCTGCCCAG GCAGAGGCCCAGTGGTGGAGGGCAGCATGGCGAAGAGGGTGGCCATCATCGGAGGGGGCAGCAGCGGGCTGTGTGCCATCAAAGCCTGCTTGCAAGAGGGGCTAGAGCCCGTCTGCTTCGAGAGGACCAGGGACATCGGAGGGCTCTGGAGGTTTGAG gAGCACCCCGAAGAGGGACGCGCCAGCATCTACCGCTCCGTCATCATCAACACCTCCAAGGAGATGATGTGCTTCAGTGACTTCCCCGTCCCTGAGGACTTCCCCAACTACATGCACAACTCCAAGATCATGGAGTACTTCCGCATGTACGCCCAGCACTTCGACCTGCTCCGCCACATCCATttcagg ACCAACGTGTGCCGTGTGACCAAGCGCCCCGACTTCGCCGCCACGGGCCAGTGGGAGGTGGTTGCGGAGAGCGAGGGGAAGCAGGAGGTGGACGTCTTTGACGCCGTGCTGGTGTGCACCGGGCACCACACCGACGCGCACCTCCCGCTGAGCACCTTCCCAG GCATCGAGAAGTTCAAGGGACGCTACCTCCACAGCCGAGACTACAAGGATCCCCAGGATTTCACGGGCAAGAGGGTCGTTGTCATCGGGATTGGGAATTCAGGGTTGGACCTGGCCGTGGAGATCAGCCAAACGGCCAAGCAG GTGTTCCTTAGCACCCGCCGCGGCGCATGGATCCTCAACCGTGTTGGAGATCAGGGCTACCCCATCGACACCATCCTCACCACCCGCATGAAGGTGTTCCTGCAGATGCTGCTGGGCCTTTCCATGGCGAGCGACTATGCAGAGAAGCAGATGAACGCGAGGTTTGACCACTCGCACTACGGCCTGAAGCCAAAGCACAg GATCCTTGACCAGCACCCAAGCATCAATGACGACCTGCCCAACCGCATCATTTCGGGCAAGGTGCTGGTGAAGCCAAACATCCGGGAGTTCACGGAGACGTCTGCCATCTTTGATGACGGCACCAGGGAAGAGATTGATGCTGTGGTCTTTGCCACAGGATACagcttctctttccccttcctcgAGGGCTACGTGAAGGTGGTGGAGAACCAGATCCCCCTCTACAAATTCATGTTTCCCCCTGACCTGGAGAAGCCAACGCTGGCTTTCATTGGCCTCGTCCAGCCCCTGGGCGCCATCATGCCCATCTCTGAGCTCCAGTGTCGCTGGGCCACCCGCGTCTTCAAGG GGTTGAACAAGCTGCCCTCACGGCATGACATGGAGGCTGACATCAAGCATAAAAGAGAAGCGATGGCAAAGAG GTACGTGAAGAGCCAGCGGCACACCATCCAGGTGGATTACATCCCCTACATGGACGAGCTCGCCTGCCAGGTGGGGGTCAAGCCCAACCTGCTCGCCCTCTTCCTCACCGACCCCAAGCTGGCGCTGGAGGTGCTCTTCGGGCCCTGCACGCCATACCAGTACCGCCTGCGGGGCCCGGGCATGTGGCCGGGTGCCAGGGAGGCGATCCTCAACCAGCAGCACCGCATCATCAAGCCCCTGCAGACACGGCATGTGGAGGAGCATCCCTCGACCACCACCCTGCCCCTCATCTTCAAGCTGGTCGGGGCCGTGGCTGTCCTCGCCCTCGTTTTTGCTTACTTGTAG
- the LOC135313911 gene encoding flavin-containing monooxygenase 5-like isoform X2 yields the protein MSPSTLRAKSRAVQPLVATKGEGQIQRLPAQRLHSTAVGLRAGRSVPVALGQSLQSLQKSQKPAGSGAGKADIERGLAVRRLCPGQRSTLINSRGPVVEGSMAKRVAIIGGGSSGLCAIKACLQEGLEPVCFERTRDIGGLWRFEEHPEEGRASIYRSVIINTSKEMMCFSDFPVPEDFPNYMHNSKIMEYFRMYAQHFDLLRHIHFRTNVCRVTKRPDFAATGQWEVVAESEGKQEVDVFDAVLVCTGHHTDAHLPLSTFPGIEKFKGRYLHSRDYKDPQDFTGKRVVVIGIGNSGLDLAVEISQTAKQVFLSTRRGAWILNRVGDQGYPIDTILTTRMKVFLQMLLGLSMASDYAEKQMNARFDHSHYGLKPKHRILDQHPSINDDLPNRIISGKVLVKPNIREFTETSAIFDDGTREEIDAVVFATGYSFSFPFLEGYVKVVENQIPLYKFMFPPDLEKPTLAFIGLVQPLGAIMPISELQCRWATRVFKGLNKLPSRHDMEADIKHKREAMAKRYVKSQRHTIQVDYIPYMDELACQVGVKPNLLALFLTDPKLALEVLFGPCTPYQYRLRGPGMWPGAREAILNQQHRIIKPLQTRHVEEHPSTTTLPLIFKLVGAVAVLALVFAYL from the exons ATGAGCCCAAGCACACTGCGGGCAAAGTCCAGGGCTGTGCAGCCTCTTGTAGCCACCAAGGGAGAAGGGCAAATTCAAAGGCTACCTGCACAGAGGCTTCATAGCACGGCAGTGGGGTTGAGAGCTGGGAGGAGTGTACCAGTTGCCCTTGGGCAGTCCCTGCAGAGCTTGCAAAAGAGCCAGAAGCCAGCTGGGAGTGGAGCAGGGAAG GCAGACATTGAGCGTGGGTTGGCAGTTCGGCGCCTCTGCCCTGGACAGAGATCAACCCTTATCAACA GCAGAGGCCCAGTGGTGGAGGGCAGCATGGCGAAGAGGGTGGCCATCATCGGAGGGGGCAGCAGCGGGCTGTGTGCCATCAAAGCCTGCTTGCAAGAGGGGCTAGAGCCCGTCTGCTTCGAGAGGACCAGGGACATCGGAGGGCTCTGGAGGTTTGAG gAGCACCCCGAAGAGGGACGCGCCAGCATCTACCGCTCCGTCATCATCAACACCTCCAAGGAGATGATGTGCTTCAGTGACTTCCCCGTCCCTGAGGACTTCCCCAACTACATGCACAACTCCAAGATCATGGAGTACTTCCGCATGTACGCCCAGCACTTCGACCTGCTCCGCCACATCCATttcagg ACCAACGTGTGCCGTGTGACCAAGCGCCCCGACTTCGCCGCCACGGGCCAGTGGGAGGTGGTTGCGGAGAGCGAGGGGAAGCAGGAGGTGGACGTCTTTGACGCCGTGCTGGTGTGCACCGGGCACCACACCGACGCGCACCTCCCGCTGAGCACCTTCCCAG GCATCGAGAAGTTCAAGGGACGCTACCTCCACAGCCGAGACTACAAGGATCCCCAGGATTTCACGGGCAAGAGGGTCGTTGTCATCGGGATTGGGAATTCAGGGTTGGACCTGGCCGTGGAGATCAGCCAAACGGCCAAGCAG GTGTTCCTTAGCACCCGCCGCGGCGCATGGATCCTCAACCGTGTTGGAGATCAGGGCTACCCCATCGACACCATCCTCACCACCCGCATGAAGGTGTTCCTGCAGATGCTGCTGGGCCTTTCCATGGCGAGCGACTATGCAGAGAAGCAGATGAACGCGAGGTTTGACCACTCGCACTACGGCCTGAAGCCAAAGCACAg GATCCTTGACCAGCACCCAAGCATCAATGACGACCTGCCCAACCGCATCATTTCGGGCAAGGTGCTGGTGAAGCCAAACATCCGGGAGTTCACGGAGACGTCTGCCATCTTTGATGACGGCACCAGGGAAGAGATTGATGCTGTGGTCTTTGCCACAGGATACagcttctctttccccttcctcgAGGGCTACGTGAAGGTGGTGGAGAACCAGATCCCCCTCTACAAATTCATGTTTCCCCCTGACCTGGAGAAGCCAACGCTGGCTTTCATTGGCCTCGTCCAGCCCCTGGGCGCCATCATGCCCATCTCTGAGCTCCAGTGTCGCTGGGCCACCCGCGTCTTCAAGG GGTTGAACAAGCTGCCCTCACGGCATGACATGGAGGCTGACATCAAGCATAAAAGAGAAGCGATGGCAAAGAG GTACGTGAAGAGCCAGCGGCACACCATCCAGGTGGATTACATCCCCTACATGGACGAGCTCGCCTGCCAGGTGGGGGTCAAGCCCAACCTGCTCGCCCTCTTCCTCACCGACCCCAAGCTGGCGCTGGAGGTGCTCTTCGGGCCCTGCACGCCATACCAGTACCGCCTGCGGGGCCCGGGCATGTGGCCGGGTGCCAGGGAGGCGATCCTCAACCAGCAGCACCGCATCATCAAGCCCCTGCAGACACGGCATGTGGAGGAGCATCCCTCGACCACCACCCTGCCCCTCATCTTCAAGCTGGTCGGGGCCGTGGCTGTCCTCGCCCTCGTTTTTGCTTACTTGTAG